The following are encoded together in the Mumia sp. Pv4-285 genome:
- a CDS encoding DegT/DnrJ/EryC1/StrS family aminotransferase, which yields MRRPATEALPVVPFARPDIGEAEIAAVVHALREGWVTTGPAAAEFEDAFSAFMGNGVEAVAVSSATAGLHLALEACGIGPGDEVIVPTWTFTATAEVVRYLGATPVLVDVEPRTLNIDRAAFAAAMTPRTRAVIVVHFAGLAADTAGIAALAREHGLKVIEDAAHALPSSRDGELVGAAGQADATVFSFYATKAVTTGEGGMLTTRDPGIAARVRIMRLHGIDRDAFDRYRRSSAWSYDVIAPGFKNNLPDPAAAMGRVQLARAHAMRDQRERIAGRYLDGWADLPLELPSRAALGDLHSWHLFTIRLRADSGIGRDAFIDALAQRGIGSSVHFIPLHRLTYWRRSLHFAPDAFPVADEVFPRIVSVPVFSAMADSEVERVTRAVREVLEA from the coding sequence GTGAGGCGGCCGGCGACCGAGGCGCTGCCCGTCGTCCCCTTCGCACGCCCTGACATCGGCGAGGCGGAGATCGCCGCGGTGGTCCACGCCCTCCGTGAGGGTTGGGTGACGACCGGACCCGCGGCCGCCGAGTTCGAGGATGCCTTCTCTGCCTTCATGGGCAACGGTGTCGAAGCCGTGGCCGTGAGCTCGGCCACCGCCGGTCTCCACCTCGCCCTGGAAGCCTGCGGGATCGGTCCTGGCGACGAGGTGATCGTGCCGACCTGGACGTTCACGGCCACGGCCGAGGTCGTCCGCTACCTCGGCGCCACGCCAGTCCTCGTCGATGTGGAGCCCAGGACGCTCAACATCGATCGCGCGGCCTTCGCTGCCGCGATGACACCGCGCACGCGGGCGGTGATCGTCGTGCACTTCGCCGGTCTCGCGGCCGACACCGCCGGCATCGCCGCCCTGGCGCGCGAGCACGGGCTCAAGGTGATCGAAGATGCGGCCCACGCCCTGCCCAGCAGCCGTGATGGGGAGCTCGTCGGTGCCGCCGGCCAAGCGGACGCCACAGTATTCAGCTTCTACGCGACGAAGGCAGTAACCACCGGCGAGGGTGGGATGCTCACGACGCGCGACCCCGGGATCGCCGCCCGGGTGCGCATCATGCGGTTGCACGGTATCGACCGCGACGCGTTCGACCGCTACCGGCGATCTTCGGCGTGGAGCTACGACGTCATCGCTCCCGGCTTCAAGAACAACCTCCCCGATCCTGCAGCGGCGATGGGCCGGGTACAGCTCGCTCGGGCGCACGCGATGAGGGACCAGCGAGAGCGCATCGCCGGACGCTACCTCGACGGGTGGGCGGACCTTCCGCTGGAGCTGCCGAGTCGAGCCGCACTCGGAGACCTTCATTCGTGGCACCTCTTCACCATTCGGCTGCGCGCCGACTCCGGGATCGGGCGAGACGCCTTCATCGACGCGCTCGCTCAGCGGGGGATCGGGAGCAGCGTCCATTTCATCCCGCTGCACCGGCTGACGTACTGGCGCCGGTCCCTCCACTTCGCGCCGGATGCGTTCCCGGTCGCCGACGAGGTCTTCCCCAGGATCGTGAGCGTCCCCGTCTTCAGCGCGATGGCCGACAGCGAGGTCGAGCGCGTCACCCGGGCCGTACGTGAGGTGCTGGAGGCGTGA
- a CDS encoding sugar transferase, with product MRAAVESALAGIALVVTAPLLLLIGLVVRVETRGPALFRQVRIGRGGQPFEIVKFRTMRAGADGRGLEVTVSGDARVTNVGRFLRRTKLDELPQLLNVVRGEMGIVGPRPEVPRYVALWPPELRHEILSVPPGLTDPATIALRDEEVVLSQQVDPERYYREVLLPRKARMYSSYVRDRNVRGDVLILAKTVRAVVVPRGAAGR from the coding sequence GTGAGGGCGGCCGTGGAGTCCGCGCTCGCGGGCATCGCCCTGGTGGTGACGGCTCCGCTCCTCCTGCTCATCGGACTCGTCGTCCGGGTCGAGACGCGTGGGCCCGCGCTGTTCCGCCAAGTCCGGATCGGCCGAGGAGGGCAGCCGTTCGAGATCGTGAAGTTCCGGACGATGCGCGCGGGGGCGGATGGGCGCGGTCTCGAGGTGACGGTTTCGGGCGACGCCCGTGTCACGAACGTGGGCCGATTCCTTCGCAGGACCAAGCTCGACGAGCTTCCCCAGCTGCTCAACGTCGTTCGGGGAGAGATGGGAATCGTGGGGCCACGTCCTGAGGTGCCGCGCTACGTCGCACTCTGGCCACCGGAGCTTCGTCACGAGATCCTCTCCGTCCCGCCGGGACTGACCGACCCGGCCACGATCGCCCTCCGCGATGAAGAGGTTGTCCTGTCGCAGCAGGTCGACCCCGAGCGCTACTACCGCGAGGTGCTGCTGCCGCGAAAGGCTCGGATGTATTCCTCGTACGTGCGTGACCGCAATGTCCGAGGCGATGTGCTCATCCTCGCGAAGACGGTTCGAGCCGTCGTGGTCCCGCGGGGCGCTGCCGGCCGATGA
- a CDS encoding GNAT family N-acetyltransferase — MTRSSAKVRPASEEDLGAIVELHRACFPGFFLTDLGATFLTELYRGLHDLPSGVLVAAYDDRHRVLGYAGGSGEQQDFYRELLRRRGWKFALAALPAVARRPTIATRVARGRTRARRDDDTRAPGCLMSLGVDPKLQSRGVGRALVGAFEEELRHRGCAAYWLTTDESANDAANNFYTRLGFLRSRVVVTPEGRHLNEYTKSLSADGERP, encoded by the coding sequence ATGACCCGATCGTCCGCGAAGGTCCGCCCAGCGAGCGAAGAGGATCTCGGGGCAATCGTCGAACTGCATCGAGCCTGTTTTCCCGGCTTCTTCCTCACTGATCTCGGTGCCACATTCCTGACCGAGCTCTACCGGGGGCTGCACGACCTTCCGTCCGGGGTGCTCGTCGCCGCGTACGACGATCGGCATCGTGTTCTGGGATACGCCGGCGGTTCTGGAGAGCAGCAGGACTTCTACCGAGAGCTGTTGCGGCGTCGAGGATGGAAGTTCGCGCTCGCCGCGTTGCCAGCCGTTGCGCGTCGGCCAACCATCGCCACGCGAGTTGCTCGGGGACGCACCCGGGCGCGGCGAGACGACGACACGCGAGCACCAGGTTGCCTCATGTCGTTGGGGGTGGATCCCAAACTTCAGTCGCGAGGCGTTGGCAGGGCGCTGGTAGGCGCCTTCGAAGAGGAGCTGCGCCACCGTGGATGCGCGGCGTACTGGCTGACGACGGACGAATCCGCCAACGACGCCGCCAACAACTTCTACACGCGCCTCGGCTTCCTGCGTTCACGCGTGGTCGTGACGCCGGAGGGGCGCCACCTCAATGAGTACACGAAGTCGCTGTCCGCTGATGGTGAGCGCCCATGA
- a CDS encoding oligosaccharide flippase family protein: protein MTASNRRLRLPSGAGMIGASATIVAPTLVSVGLGALTAIVTARELGPEGRGEISLVLAVVSISSVLLTLGINTSARLALVRPEHGVRVSAYLGASILLVAGEVVLVVLVLMVTPLIASFQFAVGVLFLGALYAALYHCAVLARGLLVTFGALFATSLFTAVGLTVTFSICLVLATTTTSGVTAYLLAFAVGLSVEVTGLVSFARRRRLLTMPSVDLRQWHVLIGLGLPALGVSASRSFVFRFDRYLVAVFLGLGPAGIYSVASTLSEALRIVPRALSEVVLHRIASGRSDHGAVARARVVLFIVIAPMLLGLAVFAPEVITVLVGPEYLPGVTPLRILLIGEVAVASFSVDLHHLAGMGHLARAGTLGIMVAAAVVMLDLLLIPLLGLPGAALASVGGYFTFGVVARLATRRAVRRADVATAD from the coding sequence ATGACCGCCAGCAACCGTCGTCTTCGGCTTCCCTCGGGTGCCGGGATGATTGGAGCCTCTGCAACCATCGTTGCCCCGACCCTGGTCTCGGTCGGACTAGGGGCGCTCACGGCAATCGTGACGGCGCGTGAGCTCGGCCCGGAGGGGCGCGGCGAGATCTCGCTGGTGCTAGCGGTGGTGAGTATCAGCTCAGTCCTCCTCACGCTCGGCATCAACACGTCGGCACGGCTCGCTTTGGTGAGGCCCGAACACGGAGTCAGAGTGTCCGCCTACCTCGGAGCATCGATCCTGCTGGTCGCCGGGGAGGTGGTCCTCGTCGTCCTGGTCTTGATGGTGACTCCGCTGATCGCGAGCTTCCAGTTCGCGGTAGGCGTGCTCTTCCTCGGAGCGCTGTATGCCGCGCTCTACCACTGCGCCGTCCTGGCGCGGGGCCTTCTGGTGACTTTCGGTGCTCTCTTCGCGACCTCGCTGTTCACGGCGGTCGGGCTGACGGTGACTTTCTCCATCTGTCTCGTGCTCGCCACCACGACGACCTCCGGCGTGACTGCGTACCTCCTCGCGTTCGCTGTGGGACTCTCCGTCGAAGTCACGGGGCTGGTCTCCTTCGCGCGGCGCCGACGGCTGCTCACCATGCCCTCGGTGGACCTTCGGCAGTGGCACGTACTCATCGGCCTGGGGCTTCCCGCACTGGGCGTCTCGGCTTCGCGGTCCTTCGTCTTCCGTTTTGACAGGTACCTCGTCGCAGTGTTTCTCGGCCTGGGTCCCGCAGGGATCTACTCCGTCGCCTCGACCCTGAGCGAAGCGCTCCGGATCGTACCGAGGGCACTCAGTGAGGTGGTGCTCCATCGCATCGCCAGTGGTCGGAGTGATCACGGTGCCGTGGCGAGGGCGCGTGTCGTCCTGTTCATCGTCATCGCTCCCATGCTTCTTGGACTGGCTGTCTTCGCGCCGGAGGTGATCACGGTCCTCGTCGGACCTGAGTACCTTCCAGGGGTGACACCGCTCCGGATCCTGTTGATCGGAGAGGTTGCTGTCGCGTCGTTCTCCGTCGACCTGCACCACCTTGCGGGAATGGGGCACCTGGCCAGGGCAGGCACGCTCGGGATCATGGTCGCGGCCGCCGTCGTGATGCTTGATCTTCTGCTCATCCCGCTGCTGGGACTGCCGGGGGCTGCGCTCGCCAGCGTCGGCGGCTACTTCACCTTCGGAGTAGTCGCTCGTCTCGCCACGCGACGCGCAGTCCGCCGTGCTGATGTGGCAACAGCCGACTGA
- a CDS encoding NAD-dependent epimerase/dehydratase family protein, whose translation MRLLVTGGGGFIGSNLVRIAMKHPRVSDVRVLDDFSTGREENLVGVPVDLQRGSVRDPSALMMSLRGIDSVIHLAAIPSVPRSLADPRTSYEVNVSGTVEVLEACRAVGVDHVVVASSSSVYGANPAEYKNERGWVRPLSPYAASKLAAEQIALAYQESFGLSVSAFRFFNVYGPRQPAGHTYSAVVPVFVDALLRGAPVPVHGDGGQTRDFTFVDAVCRVLIESAVTAGAHREPVNLAFGTRTSVVELIEMLEAVTGRTATIEWRPPRPADVRASRADGGLLHQLYPVAEPVPLRDGLRRTVDWFATRPTSHSFDSWSSTLRP comes from the coding sequence ATGCGGCTTCTGGTGACGGGTGGCGGAGGGTTCATCGGGTCCAACCTCGTGCGCATTGCGATGAAACACCCCCGAGTGAGTGATGTCCGTGTGCTCGACGACTTCTCGACCGGTCGCGAGGAGAATCTCGTCGGTGTGCCGGTCGACCTTCAGCGCGGGTCGGTGCGCGATCCCTCCGCGCTCATGATGTCCCTGAGGGGCATCGACAGCGTGATCCATCTCGCCGCCATCCCGAGCGTTCCGCGATCGCTGGCCGATCCGCGCACCTCGTACGAGGTGAACGTCTCGGGCACTGTCGAGGTACTGGAGGCGTGTCGCGCCGTCGGCGTCGATCACGTGGTGGTCGCGTCGTCGAGCTCGGTGTACGGCGCAAACCCGGCCGAGTACAAGAACGAGCGTGGATGGGTTCGGCCGCTCAGTCCTTATGCGGCGAGCAAGCTCGCAGCGGAGCAGATCGCGCTGGCTTACCAGGAGTCGTTCGGTCTCAGCGTTTCCGCCTTCCGCTTCTTCAACGTCTATGGGCCTCGACAACCGGCCGGACACACCTACTCCGCCGTCGTCCCAGTGTTCGTCGACGCGTTGCTTCGAGGGGCGCCTGTTCCCGTCCACGGTGACGGCGGGCAGACGCGTGACTTCACGTTCGTCGACGCCGTGTGTCGCGTGCTCATCGAGTCGGCGGTGACCGCGGGGGCGCACAGGGAACCGGTGAATCTTGCCTTCGGGACGCGCACGAGTGTCGTCGAGCTCATTGAGATGTTGGAGGCGGTGACGGGCAGAACGGCCACTATCGAGTGGCGCCCTCCGCGACCGGCCGACGTTCGAGCATCCCGCGCCGACGGTGGCCTCCTCCATCAGCTCTATCCCGTCGCCGAGCCGGTCCCGCTCCGAGATGGATTGCGCCGAACCGTGGACTGGTTCGCCACTCGTCCGACATCACACTCCTTCGATTCGTGGTCCAGCACGCTCCGCCCATAG
- a CDS encoding DEAD/DEAH box helicase, whose product MTDSAPNEAQPSFADLLADERLVRALADVGYESPSPIQAEAIPPLLDGHDIIGMAQTGTGKTAAFALPILSGIDVTRPETQALVLAPTRELALQVAEAFASYAKHLPGLNVVPVYGGAGYSEQLAGLRKGAHVVVGTPGRVIDHLERGRLDLTTISYLVLDEADEMLKMGFADDVERILRDTPTTKQVALFSATMPSTIRRLASQYLKDPVEVKVKSQTVTAKNVRQRWLLVPHFRKLDALSRFLEVEPHEGVIVFVRTKSATEELAEQLRVLGHTAQAINGDLVQAQRERAVNALKSGSLDILVATDVAARGLDVDRVSHVINYDIPHDPEAYVHRIGRTGRAGRSGDAVLFVTPRERRLLSVIERTTGQPVTPMDIPTAEQVNARRVELFEEAITNALASRDVHLYRGMVGKYAEATGVDPLDVAAALAVRAQDGRTFLLDAKDDIQLSERDKGRDRDRGDRPERPQRPTPDGMAVYRLAVGKRQRATPKSIMGALANEGGLGRSDFGNISIRFDHSLVELPDPLPSGAQNALSRTRIGGELIHLERDRGPRGGSGSGGPRRSGGGRPWDNAGKGPVRSARAPRRKG is encoded by the coding sequence ATGACTGATTCCGCGCCGAATGAAGCGCAACCTTCTTTTGCTGACCTTCTCGCCGACGAGCGACTGGTCCGCGCCCTTGCCGACGTCGGCTACGAGTCGCCGTCACCCATCCAAGCGGAGGCGATCCCTCCACTGCTCGACGGGCACGACATCATCGGTATGGCGCAGACGGGCACCGGCAAGACCGCTGCCTTCGCGCTCCCGATCCTCTCCGGCATCGATGTGACCCGCCCGGAGACCCAGGCCCTCGTACTCGCCCCCACCCGTGAGCTCGCGCTGCAGGTCGCCGAGGCGTTCGCCTCGTACGCGAAGCACCTGCCGGGCCTCAACGTGGTTCCCGTCTACGGCGGTGCCGGCTACTCAGAGCAGCTCGCCGGTCTCCGCAAGGGTGCGCACGTCGTCGTCGGCACCCCCGGTCGTGTGATCGACCACCTCGAGCGCGGCCGCCTCGACCTGACGACGATCTCCTACCTCGTCCTCGACGAGGCCGACGAGATGCTCAAGATGGGGTTCGCCGACGACGTCGAGCGCATCCTGCGCGACACGCCGACGACGAAGCAGGTCGCCCTGTTCTCGGCGACGATGCCGTCGACCATCCGCCGGCTGGCCAGCCAGTACCTCAAGGATCCCGTCGAGGTGAAGGTCAAGTCGCAGACCGTCACCGCCAAGAACGTCCGCCAGCGTTGGCTGCTGGTCCCGCACTTCCGCAAGCTGGACGCCCTGAGCCGCTTCCTCGAGGTCGAGCCGCACGAGGGCGTCATCGTCTTCGTCCGTACGAAGTCGGCCACCGAGGAGCTTGCCGAGCAGCTTCGTGTCCTCGGGCACACCGCCCAGGCGATCAACGGCGACCTCGTCCAGGCCCAGCGCGAGCGCGCGGTCAACGCACTCAAGAGCGGGTCGCTCGACATCCTCGTCGCGACGGACGTCGCTGCCCGTGGGCTCGACGTCGACCGCGTCAGCCACGTCATCAACTACGACATCCCGCACGACCCCGAGGCGTACGTGCACCGGATCGGCCGTACGGGTCGCGCGGGCCGCAGCGGTGACGCCGTCCTGTTCGTCACCCCTCGCGAGCGCCGGCTCCTGAGCGTCATCGAGCGCACCACCGGTCAGCCCGTCACGCCGATGGACATCCCCACCGCCGAGCAGGTCAACGCCCGCCGGGTCGAGCTGTTCGAGGAGGCGATCACCAACGCGCTCGCGAGCCGTGACGTCCACCTCTACCGCGGCATGGTCGGCAAGTACGCCGAGGCGACGGGCGTCGACCCGCTCGACGTCGCCGCGGCGCTGGCCGTCCGTGCACAGGACGGTCGCACCTTCCTGCTCGACGCCAAGGACGACATCCAGCTCTCCGAGCGCGACAAGGGTCGTGACCGTGACCGGGGCGATCGTCCCGAGCGCCCGCAGCGCCCCACACCGGACGGCATGGCCGTCTACCGCCTCGCGGTCGGCAAGCGTCAGCGCGCCACCCCGAAGTCGATCATGGGCGCTCTCGCGAACGAGGGCGGCCTGGGCCGCTCCGACTTCGGCAACATCTCGATCCGGTTCGACCACTCGCTGGTCGAGCTGCCGGACCCGTTGCCGAGCGGCGCCCAGAACGCGCTCAGCCGGACGCGGATCGGCGGCGAGCTGATCCACCTCGAGCGTGACCGCGGTCCGCGTGGAGGTTCGGGATCGGGCGGTCCTCGTCGCAGCGGTGGCGGTCGGCCGTGGGACAACGCGGGCAAGGGCCCGGTACGGTCGGCCAGGGCACCACGACGCAAGGGGTGA
- the manA gene encoding mannose-6-phosphate isomerase, class I yields the protein MYELGTVVQHYDWGSASVLPDMLGAPADGDPWAELWMGTHPLGESTVRRADGTTVPLSEVVGETLPYLLKILAIAKPLSLQVHPEAVMAERGFVRENERGVSLDAPHRVFKDPHHKPEMVYALTPFEGLIAFRPTAEVWHVLEGLESPLAQRLNDELRADPGFPGLVRMVGRLLSPWMGPTREELDAFVAECREKYAAGADRRRAYETVSELAAHHAGDPGLVVAALLNRIRLDPGQAAFVEVGVLHAYLSGTCVEVMAGSDNVLRAGLTTKHVEPHALVDCVRMGMADAHVVTPKDEGGVRVFAPGVDEFALAVATVGGESVATMPGAGPRIVLCVDGTVTVTSEEGALTLTPGRSAFVAAADGPVRVEGEGTAVQAFTPR from the coding sequence ATGTACGAGCTCGGCACCGTCGTCCAGCACTACGACTGGGGGTCGGCGTCCGTTCTCCCGGACATGCTGGGCGCCCCGGCTGACGGCGACCCGTGGGCGGAGCTGTGGATGGGCACTCATCCGCTCGGCGAGTCGACGGTCCGCCGCGCTGACGGTACGACAGTCCCGCTCAGCGAGGTCGTCGGCGAGACGCTCCCGTACCTGCTCAAGATCCTCGCGATCGCGAAGCCGCTCTCGCTCCAGGTCCACCCCGAGGCCGTCATGGCCGAGCGTGGTTTCGTGCGCGAGAACGAGCGGGGTGTCTCGCTCGACGCCCCGCACCGCGTGTTCAAGGACCCGCACCACAAGCCGGAGATGGTCTACGCACTGACTCCGTTCGAAGGCCTGATCGCGTTCCGGCCGACGGCGGAGGTGTGGCACGTCCTCGAAGGCCTCGAGTCACCTCTCGCGCAGCGGCTGAACGACGAGCTGCGCGCCGACCCGGGCTTCCCGGGTCTCGTGCGGATGGTCGGGCGGCTGCTCTCGCCGTGGATGGGTCCCACCCGCGAGGAGCTCGACGCCTTCGTCGCCGAGTGCCGCGAGAAGTACGCCGCGGGTGCCGACCGCCGGCGCGCGTACGAGACCGTCAGTGAGCTCGCCGCGCACCACGCCGGCGATCCGGGTCTCGTCGTCGCCGCCCTGCTCAACCGCATCCGCCTCGACCCTGGTCAGGCGGCGTTCGTCGAGGTCGGCGTCCTGCACGCCTACCTGAGCGGGACCTGCGTCGAGGTCATGGCCGGTTCGGACAACGTGCTCCGCGCCGGTCTGACCACGAAGCACGTCGAGCCGCACGCGCTGGTGGACTGCGTGCGGATGGGCATGGCCGACGCCCATGTGGTGACGCCGAAGGACGAGGGCGGAGTACGCGTCTTCGCGCCCGGAGTCGACGAGTTCGCGCTCGCCGTGGCGACGGTGGGCGGCGAGTCCGTGGCGACGATGCCGGGTGCCGGCCCGCGGATCGTGCTCTGCGTCGACGGAACCGTCACTGTCACCTCGGAGGAGGGCGCGCTGACGCTCACGCCGGGTCGCTCCGCGTTCGTCGCAGCCGCGGACGGCCCCGTACGCGTCGAGGGCGAGGGCACAGCGGTGCAGGCGTTCACGCCGCGCTGA